Proteins encoded by one window of Blautia argi:
- a CDS encoding shikimate kinase: MPGVGKSTVGVILAKVLGYEFVDSDLLIQKAEKRLLREIIAQEGQAGFLKIENRVNASIDMEKTVIATGGSVVYCTEAMEHLKKIGTVVYLKLDYEILKKRLGNLRCRGVVLRKGQTLKDLYDERTPLYEKYADIVVDEKNLNIEETLQKILENLEK; the protein is encoded by the coding sequence ATGCCGGGTGTGGGGAAAAGTACGGTAGGTGTGATTCTGGCAAAGGTGCTGGGCTATGAATTTGTAGATTCAGACCTGCTGATTCAGAAGGCAGAGAAAAGACTGCTGCGGGAAATCATTGCCCAGGAAGGACAGGCGGGATTTCTCAAAATCGAAAATCGAGTGAATGCTTCTATTGATATGGAAAAAACAGTGATTGCCACAGGCGGAAGCGTGGTGTACTGCACAGAGGCCATGGAGCATTTGAAGAAAATCGGTACAGTGGTGTATTTGAAGCTGGACTATGAAATTTTGAAAAAAAGACTGGGGAATTTGAGATGCAGAGGTGTGGTTCTGCGAAAGGGACAGACCTTAAAAGACCTGTATGATGAGAGAACGCCTCTATATGAGAAATACGCAGATATTGTTGTTGATGAGAAAAATCTGAATATTGAAGAAACTTTACAGAAAATATTGGAAAATCTGGAAAAATAA
- a CDS encoding UDP-N-acetylglucosamine 1-carboxyvinyltransferase — MEQYVIKGGNPLVGEVEIGGAKNAALAILAAAIMTDETVHIENLPDVRDINVLLEAIREIGATVDRIGPTEVKIAGATIGNVSVEYEYIKKIRASYYLLGALLGKYKNAEVPLPGGCNIGSRPIDQHLKGFRALGASVDIIHGAVVAKADHLTGKHIFLDMVSVGATINIMMAAAMAEGNTTIENAAREPHVVDVANFLNSMGANIKGAGTDVIRIKGVDKLHGTTYSIIPDQIEAGTFMCAAAATMGDIMVKNVIPKHLEATTAKLEEIGCQVEEFDDAVRVVANKRLKRTNVKTMPYPGYPTDMQPQFAVALVLAEGTSIVTESIFENRFKYADELARMGANIKVEGNTAIIDGVEKLTGARVSAPDLRAGAALVIAGLASEGITIVDDIVYIQRGYERFEEKLRSLGAEIEKVSSEKELKKFQLRVG, encoded by the coding sequence ATGGAACAGTATGTTATCAAAGGTGGCAACCCGTTAGTCGGCGAAGTGGAGATTGGCGGTGCAAAAAATGCAGCGCTTGCCATTCTGGCAGCAGCGATTATGACAGATGAAACGGTACACATTGAAAACTTACCCGATGTTCGAGATATTAATGTTTTATTGGAAGCTATCAGAGAAATTGGTGCAACCGTTGACCGTATCGGTCCCACAGAAGTAAAGATTGCAGGGGCTACTATTGGAAATGTCAGCGTAGAATATGAATATATCAAGAAAATAAGAGCGTCTTATTATCTTTTGGGCGCTTTGTTAGGCAAATATAAAAACGCGGAGGTTCCCCTTCCCGGCGGCTGTAACATCGGAAGTCGTCCCATTGACCAGCATTTAAAGGGCTTCCGTGCGCTTGGTGCGTCTGTAGATATTATTCACGGCGCAGTTGTGGCAAAGGCTGACCATCTCACTGGGAAGCATATTTTCCTGGATATGGTGTCTGTAGGCGCTACCATTAATATTATGATGGCAGCTGCTATGGCAGAAGGAAATACAACCATCGAGAATGCAGCCAGAGAGCCTCATGTGGTTGATGTGGCAAACTTTTTGAACAGCATGGGTGCAAATATCAAGGGTGCAGGAACAGACGTTATCCGTATTAAGGGTGTGGACAAGCTTCATGGAACCACATACTCCATTATTCCTGACCAGATTGAAGCAGGTACCTTTATGTGCGCGGCAGCGGCAACCATGGGTGATATTATGGTGAAGAATGTAATTCCAAAGCATCTGGAAGCAACCACTGCCAAATTAGAAGAAATCGGCTGTCAGGTGGAAGAATTTGACGATGCCGTGCGTGTAGTGGCAAATAAGCGTCTGAAACGCACAAATGTAAAGACCATGCCGTATCCCGGCTATCCCACAGATATGCAGCCTCAGTTTGCTGTAGCGCTGGTGCTGGCAGAGGGGACAAGCATTGTAACAGAAAGTATTTTTGAGAATCGTTTCAAATATGCGGACGAGCTGGCAAGAATGGGCGCAAACATTAAGGTAGAAGGAAATACCGCAATTATTGACGGTGTGGAGAAGCTTACCGGAGCCAGAGTCAGCGCGCCGGATCTGCGAGCAGGTGCAGCCTTGGTTATTGCAGGACTTGCTTCTGAAGGCATTACCATTGTGGACGATATTGTATATATCCAGAGAGGCTATGAGAGATTCGAGGAGAAGCTCAGAAGCCTTGGGGCAGAGATTGAGAAGGTATCCAGTGAAAAGGAATTGAAGAAGTTTCAACTGCGGGTGGGATAA
- the metK gene encoding methionine adenosyltransferase, which produces MEKRLFTSESVTEGHPDKMCDAISDAILDALMEKDPMSRVACETATTTGMVMVMGEITTNAYVDIPKIVRDTVREIGYTRAKYGFDADTCGVITTIDEQSADIALGVDKALEAKENKMSEEELDAIGAGDQGMMFGFATDETEEYMPYPIALAHRLALQLTKVRKDGTLTYLRPDGKTQVTVEYDENDRPVRLDAVVLSTQHDPEVTQEQIHEDIKKHVFDVILPQEMVDENTKFFINPTGRFVIGGPHGDSGLTGRKIIVDTYGGYARHGGGAFSGKDCTKVDRSAAYAARYVAKNIVAAGLAKKCEIQLSYAIGVAHPTSVMVDTFGTGKLSDNRLVEIIRENFDLRPAGIIKMLDLRRPIYKQTAAYGHFGRNDLNLPWEKLDKVEELKKYL; this is translated from the coding sequence ATGGAAAAAAGATTGTTTACATCTGAATCAGTAACAGAAGGCCATCCGGATAAAATGTGCGACGCCATTTCTGATGCCATTTTGGACGCACTTATGGAAAAAGACCCAATGAGCCGTGTAGCCTGTGAAACAGCAACCACAACCGGTATGGTAATGGTAATGGGTGAAATCACAACAAACGCTTATGTGGATATTCCGAAAATTGTAAGAGATACAGTTCGTGAAATCGGATACACAAGAGCAAAATACGGTTTTGATGCAGATACCTGCGGTGTTATTACAACCATTGACGAGCAGTCAGCAGATATTGCACTGGGCGTAGACAAAGCTCTGGAGGCAAAAGAAAACAAAATGTCAGAGGAAGAGCTGGACGCGATCGGAGCCGGTGACCAGGGCATGATGTTTGGATTTGCAACAGATGAAACAGAGGAATATATGCCGTACCCAATCGCTCTGGCGCACAGACTGGCTTTACAGCTTACAAAAGTTCGCAAGGACGGAACGCTGACTTATTTAAGACCGGACGGAAAAACACAGGTAACGGTAGAATATGATGAAAATGACAGACCGGTACGTCTGGACGCAGTAGTTCTTTCTACACAGCACGACCCGGAAGTGACTCAGGAGCAGATTCACGAGGATATTAAGAAACACGTATTTGATGTGATTCTTCCGCAGGAAATGGTAGATGAAAATACAAAATTCTTTATCAATCCTACAGGACGCTTCGTCATCGGCGGACCTCACGGAGATAGCGGTCTGACAGGACGTAAGATCATTGTAGATACCTACGGCGGATATGCCCGTCACGGCGGCGGCGCTTTCTCTGGTAAGGACTGCACAAAGGTAGACCGTTCTGCAGCGTATGCAGCCCGTTATGTGGCAAAAAATATTGTAGCAGCAGGTCTGGCAAAGAAATGTGAAATTCAGCTTTCTTACGCAATCGGTGTGGCACACCCGACCTCTGTTATGGTGGATACTTTTGGAACAGGTAAGCTTTCTGATAACCGTCTGGTGGAAATCATTCGTGAAAATTTTGATTTAAGACCGGCCGGTATTATCAAAATGCTTGACCTTCGCCGTCCGATTTACAAACAGACAGCAGCTTATGGACATTTCGGAAGAAATGATTTGAATCTGCCTTGGGAAAAACTGGATAAGGTTGAAGAGTTGAAAAAATATTTATAA
- the rplJ gene encoding 50S ribosomal protein L10 → MAKVELKKPVVEEISNSIKDAAAVVLVNYKGINVEQDTQMRKELREAGVVYKVYKNTMMNFAFKGTACEELCQHLEGTNALAVCAEDATAPARILAKYAKTVPTLELVAGVVEDAYYDKAGIEALSQVPSREELLGKLLGSIQSPITNFARVLNQIAEQQA, encoded by the coding sequence ATGGCAAAAGTAGAACTTAAAAAACCTGTCGTAGAAGAGATTTCCAACAGCATTAAAGATGCAGCAGCAGTAGTTTTAGTAAACTACAAAGGTATCAATGTTGAACAGGATACACAGATGCGTAAGGAATTAAGAGAAGCTGGAGTTGTTTACAAAGTTTACAAAAACACAATGATGAACTTTGCATTCAAAGGAACAGCTTGCGAAGAATTATGCCAGCATTTAGAAGGAACAAATGCTTTAGCTGTATGTGCAGAAGATGCAACAGCTCCTGCAAGAATCCTTGCTAAATACGCAAAAACAGTTCCTACACTGGAATTAGTAGCAGGTGTTGTAGAAGACGCTTACTATGATAAGGCAGGAATCGAAGCACTTTCCCAGGTTCCTTCAAGAGAAGAACTTCTTGGAAAATTGCTTGGAAGTATCCAGTCACCTATTACAAACTTCGCTCGTGTGCTTAACCAGATTGCTGAACAGCAGGCTTAA
- the rplL gene encoding 50S ribosomal protein L7/L12, with protein MAKLTTAEFIEAIKELSVLELNELVKACEEEFGVSAAAGVVVAAAGGAAEAAEEKDEFDVELTEVGPNKVKVIKIVREATGLGLKEAKEVVDGAPKVLKEAASKAEAEEIKTKLEAEGAKVTLK; from the coding sequence ATGGCAAAATTAACAACAGCTGAATTTATTGAAGCTATCAAAGAATTATCCGTATTAGAATTAAACGAATTAGTAAAAGCTTGTGAAGAAGAATTTGGTGTATCTGCAGCAGCAGGTGTTGTAGTAGCAGCAGCAGGCGGAGCAGCAGAAGCAGCAGAAGAAAAAGATGAGTTCGACGTAGAATTAACAGAAGTTGGACCAAACAAAGTTAAAGTTATCAAAATCGTTCGTGAAGCTACAGGCTTAGGCTTAAAAGAAGCTAAAGAAGTAGTTGACGGAGCTCCTAAGGTTCTGAAAGAAGCTGCATCTAAAGCAGAAGCTGAAGAAATCAAAACTAAACTGGAAGCAGAAGGCGCTAAAGTTACTCTTAAATAA